One window of the Gambusia affinis linkage group LG13, SWU_Gaff_1.0, whole genome shotgun sequence genome contains the following:
- the spock2 gene encoding testican-2 isoform X3: protein MTSKKQQLCTYVIIQTNSRVFLSKSRRATWELRLEAKYVDTTKDPCQKVKCSRHKVCIAQGYQRAVCVNRKKLEHRLKQPALRSPDGNCQPCPISSTGPVCGSDGHNYASKCKLEQQACLTGKALTLKCSGLCPCPTAAPVSREGKHESCTGQDLSDLGERLKDWFQLLQTNAKQNNNSKQGARTPAASTTSVLDRSLVASCKDSIGWMFSKLDTNNDLYLDQAELAAINLDKYEVCIRPFFNSCDSYRDGKVSTAEWCLCFWREKPPCLAELERIQVLDGGKKKFGRFIPSCNEDGYYRKQQCDRGECWCVDQNGGEVAGSRIRGKPDCDSEMTYSGDFGSAVGWEDEEEKEAEETAEEAEEEEGEVGEVDDGGYIW, encoded by the exons atgacaTCAAAAAAGCAACAGCTCTGCACTTATGTAATAATTCAGACCAACTCTCGGGTCTTTCTGAGTAAGTCAAGGCGAGCCACGTGGGAGCTGAGGCTGGAGGCCAAAT ATGTAGACACCACCAAGGACCCCTGTCAGAAGGTTAAGTGTAGCCGACACAAGGTGTGCATCGCCCAGGGCTACCAGAGAGCCGTGTGCGTCAACCGCAAGAAGCTGGAGCACAG ACTGAAGCAGCCCGCGCTGCGCTCTCCTGATGGGAACTGCCAGCCATGTCCCATCTCCTCCACCGGGCCAGTGTGTGGATCAGACGGACACAACTACGCCTCAAAG tgcAAGCTAGAGCAGCAGGCGTGTCTTACTGGGAAAGCTCTCACCCTGAAGTGTTCAGGTCTGTGTCCTTGCCCAACTGCAGCGCCTGTGTCCAGGGAGGGGAAACACG AGAGCTGCACCGGGCAGGATCTGTCTGATCTCGGCGAGCGTCTGAAGGACTGGTTCCAGCTCCTGCAGACCAACGCCAAGCAGAACAATAACAGCAAGCAAGGGGCCAGAACCCCAGCAGCCAGCACTACGTCAG TGCTGGACAGGAGCCTGGTCGCCAGCTGTAAGGACTCCATAGGTTGGATGTTCTCCAAGCTCGACACCAATAACGACCTTTACCTGGATCAGGCCGAGCTGGCTGCCATCAACCTGGACAAATACGAGGTCTGCATCCGGCCATTTTTCAACTCCTGCGACTCCTACAGGGATGGAAAGGTTTCCACGGCTGAATGGTGCCTCTGCTTCTGGAGGGAGA AGCCGCCCTGCCTAGCAGAACTGGAGAGGATTCAAGTTCTGGAcggtggaaagaaaaagtttg GCCGATTCATCCCCAGCTGCAACGAGGACGGCTACTACAGGAAGCAGCAGTGCGACAGGGGCGAGTGCTGGTGCGTCGACCAAAACGGAGGAGAAGTCGCGGGGTCTAGGATTCGTGGCAAGCCGGATTGCG ATTCTGAAATGACATATTCAGGGGATTTTGGCAGCGCAGTCGGATgggaagacgaggaggagaaagaagctGAGGAGACTGCAGAggaggctgaggaggaggagggagaggtgGGAGAGGTGGATGACGGGGGGTATATCTGGTAA